From one Dermacentor variabilis isolate Ectoservices chromosome 3, ASM5094787v1, whole genome shotgun sequence genomic stretch:
- the LOC142574137 gene encoding uncharacterized protein LOC142574137, with amino-acid sequence MTAADLRFYTGVSPDIFKKLALCIQRTPLRPSQLHTEDQLLLTLMRLRLGLLYRDLASRFCIAPSSVCNIFKNVLKSLKEIIKYVVIWLPRSRVQSTMPSAFIENGFQTTTCIFDCTEVALERPTKQKPRAQTYSSYKAHNTVKFLVVIAPNGLIMYISRTFGGRASDKFIVRQSGVQEYLVPGDVIWPTGASLWTPTWKHRESN; translated from the coding sequence ATGACTGCAGCTGACTTACGATTCTACACAGGGGTATCACCAGACATATTTAAGAAGCTCGCACTGTGCATTCAGAGGACACCTTTGCGGCCTTCACAACTTCACACAGAAGACCAGCTGCTTCTAACACTGATGCGCTTGAGGCTTGGCCTTCTTTACAGGGACCTAGCATCGAGATTTTGTATTGCACCATCCTCTGTGTGCAATATATTCAAGAATGTCCTCAAATCACTTAAAGAGATCATTAAATATGTCGTAATCTGGCTCCCGAGATCTCGTGTTCAGAGCACTATGCCAAGTGCATTCATAGAAAATGGTTTTCAAACCACTACGTGCATATTCGATTGCACAGAGGTTGCACTTGAAAGGCCAACCAAACAAAAGCCACGAGCCCAAACCTACAGTTCATACAAAGCTCATAATACTGTAAAGTTTCTTGTGGTAATTGCTCCAAATGGCCTTATTATGTACATTTCTCGTACATTTGGTGGTCGTGCTTCGGACAAATTTATTGTCAGACAGAGTGGCGTCCAGGAATACCTTGTTCCTGGGGATGTGATATGGCCGACAGGGGCTTCACTCTGGACCCCTACTTGGAAGCACAGGGAATCAAATTGA